In the genome of Aedes aegypti strain LVP_AGWG chromosome 2, AaegL5.0 Primary Assembly, whole genome shotgun sequence, the window AAGGTACAGAActcttattttcaatatttgcattttttattattttgccaaaatatatttaatacCGTAGATTTGACGTAAAAATAAGAACAacgcaaaaaatatatttttttcagcccAAAATGAGTTGTTATTCTTCATTTGAACATATGAAAGAAAGACATGAACATtatagctcatcaggatcttaaAATAGAATTGCGAGAGAAATTGTTATAGAAGCTACTGAACGGATgcatttcaaaatatgtttctcGCTGTTAGAAAACCCTTGATTTGCGCTGAATAACTCTGCCGAAGAATTCTTGCTTATCAAGATCTTGGGATAAAGAAATTAGGAAGAAAATTATCAGAATCAACTAGCGGATGTATTCCCAGTAAGGTTGTCTACCGCCAGATAGCTCTTGTTCTGTTGAATAGcttcgccgaagacaccaatcttTTAACtaataagaattttaagaaacaCACAATTGAAGAACATTtgtcactagcaccacctagcggataaattctcaattaGATTACTTAGCTCCAGATAGCCCTTAATCTGATGAATGTCATTACAGAAGATGCCAACCTTCCATCTGATAAGCATCTTGATTTggagaagattgaagatttttattagcgccacgtagtggatgactTCCCAATCAAACTCTTTGCCGCCAGATAGTtcttgatctactgaacagcTTTACCGAAGGCACCAACCTTCTAATGTAAAGTGTGTCGAGAAATGTGAATTAGCAATGTTTTTCTGATATTAGTCacaaaaatttgactattttaaaaatgctcaaagatttttgacaaagTGCCATTTTGGGACACCCTACTCTACTCGCTGAGCAGGAATAATAAATCATCTCTCGCCGTCAGCGACCTGCCTACACACGATCCACATGAAAGACGAGGAGGAGTGGGCCGGATGGTATCCGCGGTGCAACCTGGACGGCACCTATGCCAGCAAGCAGTGCCGAGGGGACCGGCTGTCCGGACGGTGCTTCTGCTACAGCGAGGATGGGCGTCGCATTTTCGGCTGGGATTGGTACAAGGACGCCTCCAAGATGACTTGCGGTGTGTTGAGGGGTTCCAAAACGAGAATGCAAACTCAGGTTAATTACACGGATGTGTTATACAATTTCAGCGTGCAGCCGTCGTCGGGCAAAACTGGAAGCCGAAGGCCGATCAGGAGTTACCCTTCACTGTCTGCCAAATGGGAACTTCGAAGCGCTACAGTGCGATTCGGGAGTCTGCTGGTGTGCTAATGAATACACCGGAGATCCACTGGTTGGCGCAACGGTAGTTCACGACAGTTTGTGGAGATTGCTGCCATGCTGTGAGTCATAAACAGTTAATCGATGGCTGTGTAATTTGTTGACGAAGTACCACGGACACTGATaaggctttttttttgttccagatAATAATACCTTGCACGGTGATTCATACCTTCGGCAGTGCGAAAGTGCTGCTTTTGCCCAGAAGAAGATACAGCAGAAGTTCGCTATGCGGGGTACCGATGGAGTGAGCTTCAACGAAGTTCGATGTGACTACGATGGGAGTTACGGGTCGTACAAGATCGAGAATGGAGTGTAAGTTCAGGTTATAGCTTAAACTACCTACCATAAATAACGATCAAGTCATTTAATTTATATGTATACTTTTTGAATCTTCAGTGCCACCCAAAGTATTCTGTAGAATTCTTGAGAGATTTCAAGCAAAAttatttccaggaattctttaatGAAAGCCATCGAAAACGAGACTAATTTTGTAAATAGCCTTacgaaatttaatatttgaaagcaACGTAGACATTTTTCATTCGTCTTCCTTCTTCATAAACTTCCTCTTTCCAACAGAGTCTACTGCACTTGGCGCGACGGGAAAAAGATTGGCTCCTACCAGGTTCGCTCCAGCATGGTATCATCTGTCAATTGCAGTGAGTGACACACACAAATCCCTCAACTAGCAAGCAAAACACATGAGTTTACCGATTCTTAATTCTCAGATTGTGCCCGCGATACGGTCATCTACCAGGAGGCCGGCATCCCATTCACGTTGGCCTGCGGTGGCAACGGCAACTACGAGTACGCCCAGGACCAGAACGGGCA includes:
- the LOC5574087 gene encoding uncharacterized protein LOC5574087 yields the protein MILEFLFIPVHLHFFAESLICQTLTFSRQIVTKILPVIIMTSPLSLSMFDIENHSKISTQQLSYLSPNSSPNRMSTNFSHPKQPVQPVPNLHPSSLHIGRGRHSEMLTLVVSLALSITVIPSRSDAAIGGPPSCEGFYGCISSLRQADCAQGEVLISGALLNGCCPGCRGGQGHMKVCNVNVANRRCAPGLKCSDRKCIYDRSTCLHTIHMKDEEEWAGWYPRCNLDGTYASKQCRGDRLSGRCFCYSEDGRRIFGWDWYKDASKMTCACSRRRAKLEAEGRSGVTLHCLPNGNFEALQCDSGVCWCANEYTGDPLVGATVVHDSLWRLLPCYNNTLHGDSYLRQCESAAFAQKKIQQKFAMRGTDGVSFNEVRCDYDGSYGSYKIENGVVYCTWRDGKKIGSYQVRSSMVSSVNCNCARDTVIYQEAGIPFTLACGGNGNYEYAQDQNGQLFCVDGDGFVVTTDLRPNESCDKFIYNSEFYNED